A part of Deltaproteobacteria bacterium genomic DNA contains:
- the truA gene encoding tRNA pseudouridine(38-40) synthase TruA codes for MRNIRLLIEYKGTNYTGWQIQPNLPTIQGIIQEKIKIITSQEVKLIAASRTDVGVHALGQAANFHTESLIPTVAMQTGLNALLPDDIVIKDAVEVSPDFNSRRHAIAKTYRYLILNRPYPSAIYRNFSWHVFQKLDIDAMKKAAGYLIGKKDFTSFRAADCDAPHPIKGILCFSIETTPPVPLLTSSDETGLLALEVKGTAFLRHMVRIMVGTLVAVGKGKINLNDFQAIINAKDRKLAGMTAPPQGLFLKEVEY; via the coding sequence ATGCGCAACATAAGGCTCCTCATTGAATACAAAGGCACTAATTATACAGGCTGGCAGATTCAGCCAAACCTCCCTACAATCCAGGGTATAATCCAGGAAAAGATAAAGATTATTACGAGTCAAGAAGTTAAACTTATTGCAGCCAGCAGGACAGATGTAGGCGTTCATGCATTGGGGCAGGCGGCAAATTTTCATACAGAAAGCCTGATACCCACTGTTGCCATGCAAACAGGGCTCAATGCGCTGCTTCCAGATGATATTGTTATAAAAGATGCTGTAGAGGTTTCTCCTGATTTTAATTCGCGGAGGCATGCCATAGCAAAAACCTACAGATACTTAATCCTTAACAGACCTTACCCATCAGCCATTTACCGCAACTTCTCATGGCATGTCTTTCAAAAATTAGATATAGACGCAATGAAAAAGGCAGCCGGCTATCTCATTGGTAAAAAGGATTTTACATCCTTCAGGGCTGCAGACTGTGATGCCCCGCATCCAATAAAAGGGATACTCTGTTTTTCAATAGAGACGACCCCTCCTGTTCCCCTTTTGACAAGCAGTGATGAAACTGGCTTGCTTGCGCTTGAGGTCAAAGGCACGGCATTTTTAAGACACATGGTCAGAATAATGGTCGGAACATTAGTTGCCGTTGGAAAAGGAAAGATTAATCTGAATGATTTTCAGGCCATTATTAACGCCAAAGACAGAAAACTTGCCGGTATGACCGCGCCGCCGCAGGGATTATTTTTGAAAGAGGTGGAATATTAA
- a CDS encoding O-acetyl-ADP-ribose deacetylase codes for MQTTINSTILSLIKGDITLEETDAIVNAANSRLVGGGGVDGAIHRAGGPKIMEECRKIGGCPAGSAVITTGGNLKAKYVIHTVGPIYRDGKHDEAKLLANAYKSSLELAIKNGVKTIAFPSISTGAYGYPINEAAEIALKTVIDFIKANKEKLSLVRFVLFSDRDFEVYKKILTKLTT; via the coding sequence ATGCAGACAACCATCAATTCCACTATACTCTCTCTTATCAAAGGCGACATCACACTGGAAGAAACCGATGCTATTGTGAATGCTGCAAACTCACGACTTGTTGGCGGAGGCGGTGTTGACGGCGCAATCCACAGAGCAGGCGGGCCAAAGATTATGGAAGAGTGCAGGAAGATAGGCGGATGTCCTGCCGGAAGCGCCGTCATTACCACTGGCGGAAACCTCAAGGCAAAGTATGTCATCCACACAGTAGGCCCAATATATCGAGACGGAAAACACGATGAAGCGAAGTTATTGGCAAACGCATATAAAAGCAGCCTTGAACTTGCAATAAAAAATGGCGTAAAGACGATTGCCTTTCCATCCATAAGTACCGGCGCTTATGGCTATCCTATCAATGAGGCAGCGGAGATTGCATTGAAGACTGTGATAGATTTTATCAAGGCAAATAAAGAGAAATTGTCTCTGGTGCGGTTTGTGTTATTTTCAGACAGGGATTTTGAGGTGTATAAAAAAATACTGACAAAACTGACAACATGA
- a CDS encoding aspartate-semialdehyde dehydrogenase, with protein sequence MKKQKYNVAVVGATGVVGQEMIKILEERKFPVDRIKLLASERSAGQYLEFNGKQEKVYLLSEETFEGIDIGLFSPGASVSAVYAPKAGKAGCVVIDNTSQFRMEPDVPLVVPEVNPKAIGEYKKRNIIANPNCSTIQMVVALKPIHDAVKIKRIVVSTYQAVSGAGKEAMDELSDQALAIYGQKEIKKKVFPYQIAFNCIPQIDVFLDNGYTKEEMKMVNETRKIMGDNSIKITATTVRVPVFNSHSEAVNIETGKKITAKEVKGLLSKAPGVKVMDDTKKLEYPMPIDVSERDEVFVGRIREDESIPNGINMWIVADNLRKGAALNAVQIAEILIREYL encoded by the coding sequence ATGAAAAAGCAAAAATATAATGTAGCGGTTGTCGGCGCTACTGGCGTAGTTGGTCAGGAGATGATAAAGATACTTGAGGAGAGGAAATTTCCGGTCGACAGGATAAAACTCCTGGCATCGGAGAGGTCTGCAGGGCAATATCTGGAATTTAACGGCAAGCAGGAAAAGGTTTATCTTCTTTCAGAAGAGACATTTGAAGGGATTGATATCGGCCTGTTTTCTCCGGGCGCATCGGTAAGCGCTGTATATGCGCCAAAGGCCGGCAAAGCCGGATGTGTGGTCATTGACAATACCAGTCAGTTCAGGATGGAACCTGATGTGCCATTGGTTGTGCCGGAGGTAAATCCAAAGGCCATTGGCGAATATAAGAAGCGGAATATCATTGCAAATCCAAATTGTTCAACCATTCAGATGGTGGTGGCATTAAAGCCTATTCACGATGCGGTGAAGATAAAACGGATTGTAGTATCCACCTATCAGGCGGTTTCAGGCGCGGGCAAGGAGGCGATGGATGAATTGTCTGATCAGGCGCTTGCTATCTATGGCCAAAAGGAGATAAAAAAGAAGGTCTTCCCGTATCAGATAGCATTCAACTGCATTCCGCAGATAGATGTGTTTCTTGACAACGGCTACACAAAGGAAGAGATGAAGATGGTGAATGAGACCAGAAAGATTATGGGAGATAATTCAATAAAAATTACTGCTACAACCGTTCGTGTGCCTGTATTCAACAGCCATTCTGAGGCAGTAAATATAGAGACAGGAAAGAAGATTACAGCAAAAGAGGTAAAAGGGCTTCTTTCAAAGGCGCCTGGCGTAAAAGTGATGGATGATACAAAGAAACTTGAGTATCCAATGCCTATAGACGTCTCTGAAAGGGATGAGGTCTTTGTCGGCAGGATAAGAGAGGACGAATCCATACCAAACGGCATCAATATGTGGATTGTGGCGGACAACCTCCGCAAAGGCGCTGCGCTCAATGCCGTGCAGATAGCGGAGATATTGATAAGGGAATATCTGTGA
- a CDS encoding isocitrate lyase/PEP mutase family protein: MISKPATFRKLLKSGTVVMPGAFNAISAMLIEKCGFKAVYMSGAGISNSAGLPDTGILTRDEFVQQAGYIANAVNIPVIADADTGFGGLSEVKKTVEVFEKAGVAGIQIEDQ, translated from the coding sequence ATGATTTCAAAACCTGCTACATTCAGAAAACTTCTCAAAAGCGGCACAGTAGTTATGCCCGGCGCATTTAATGCGATTTCTGCCATGCTTATTGAAAAATGCGGGTTCAAGGCTGTCTATATGTCGGGCGCAGGTATCTCAAACAGCGCTGGTCTTCCTGATACAGGGATTTTAACAAGAGATGAGTTTGTCCAGCAGGCAGGTTATATTGCCAATGCTGTAAACATACCTGTAATTGCTGATGCAGATACTGGTTTTGGCGGACTCTCGGAGGTAAAAAAGACAGTTGAGGTGTTTGAAAAAGCCGGTGTTGCAGGAATTCAGATAGAAGACCAGAA
- a CDS encoding CopG family antitoxin — protein MKAREFDKRFDEGEDISKYLDVSKARRPEREQKRVNVDFPLWMINLLDKEASRLGVPRQSIIKVWVAERLEKAF, from the coding sequence ATGAAAGCTCGTGAATTTGACAAGAGATTTGATGAAGGAGAGGATATCTCCAAATACCTTGATGTATCGAAGGCAAGAAGACCAGAGCGGGAACAGAAAAGGGTAAATGTTGACTTCCCTTTGTGGATGATTAACTTATTGGACAAAGAAGCCAGCCGTTTGGGTGTGCCTCGGCAATCCATCATAAAAGTATGGGTAGCGGAACGCCTTGAAAAGGCATTTTGA
- a CDS encoding integrase core domain-containing protein: MLHSLNGFDEDEIAKQRMKIIKFYEGYGEKATIETFGADRKIISRWRNKLKQGGGKLLALIPESTRPHKKRTPDTPQEIVDYIKNIRLEHPKLGKEKIKPLLDKYLKDKGIKTVSESTVGNIIKRHKLFYFPKIGRAYHDPNSKWAQNRVNKKKRLRVKQHPKPKYFGHIVADTITRITDGVKDYFYCAIDARLKFAITLNYKRLTSRNMKDFYQRFKQVYPGIITLWQTDNGGENLGEFDEELSRDSIPHFFSYPNCPKINSYVERYNRTIQEEFIDNHLDIIHDKPLFNQKLADYLIFYNTQRPHKSLGLKSPMDYLIENGEMSQMCLTYTRY; encoded by the coding sequence ATGCTCCATAGCCTTAATGGATTTGATGAGGATGAGATAGCAAAGCAGAGGATGAAGATTATAAAGTTCTATGAAGGATACGGGGAGAAGGCAACGATAGAGACCTTTGGCGCAGACAGGAAGATTATAAGCAGATGGAGGAATAAGCTTAAACAAGGTGGAGGGAAGCTTCTTGCATTGATACCCGAATCTACCAGACCCCATAAAAAGAGAACTCCCGATACGCCGCAAGAGATAGTTGATTACATTAAGAATATAAGGTTAGAACATCCAAAGCTGGGAAAGGAAAAGATAAAACCCCTTCTGGATAAATACTTAAAAGACAAGGGTATTAAAACCGTATCTGAATCAACCGTCGGGAATATCATAAAGAGGCATAAACTCTTTTACTTTCCAAAGATAGGCAGGGCATATCACGACCCTAACTCCAAGTGGGCGCAGAATAGAGTGAATAAGAAGAAACGGCTTCGGGTTAAACAGCATCCTAAACCAAAATATTTTGGTCATATTGTTGCAGATACCATTACAAGGATAACTGATGGAGTAAAGGATTATTTCTACTGCGCAATAGATGCCAGATTAAAGTTTGCCATAACCCTTAACTATAAAAGATTGACGAGCAGGAATATGAAAGACTTTTACCAGAGGTTTAAGCAAGTCTATCCCGGGATTATTACATTGTGGCAAACAGACAACGGGGGAGAAAACCTTGGAGAGTTTGATGAGGAACTCTCAAGAGATAGTATCCCTCATTTCTTTTCCTATCCTAATTGTCCCAAAATCAATAGTTATGTTGAGAGATACAATAGAACCATACAGGAGGAGTTTATAGATAATCATCTGGATATTATCCATGACAAACCGCTCTTTAACCAGAAGCTTGCCGATTATCTCATCTTCTACAACACCCAAAGACCGCATAAATCACTGGGTCTAAAAAGTCCAATGGATTACTTAATTGAAAACGGAGAAATGTCGCAAATGTGTTTGACTTATACAAGGTATTGA
- a CDS encoding ribbon-helix-helix domain-containing protein, with protein sequence MKTAISIPDEIFRKVDEAAKEYNYSRSELFTLAAKEFLEKMKSKRLLEAINEAYSEPETSKETSLREKNKKYYSRKVLKGRY encoded by the coding sequence ATGAAAACAGCAATATCTATCCCGGATGAAATATTTAGAAAAGTAGATGAGGCTGCTAAAGAGTATAATTACTCCAGAAGCGAATTATTTACCCTTGCGGCCAAGGAATTCCTTGAAAAGATGAAATCCAAAAGGCTTTTAGAGGCTATTAATGAGGCGTACTCAGAACCGGAAACGTCAAAGGAGACCTCTTTAAGAGAGAAGAACAAAAAATATTATTCCCGCAAGGTTTTAAAGGGACGGTATTGA
- a CDS encoding BrnT family toxin: MEFEWDTTKSNGNKKKHGIDFDEAQALWNDPDLIEIPVKTSDEPRFLTIGKISGKHWSGIITYRNGTIRIISVHRSRKEEVDLYESS; this comes from the coding sequence ATGGAATTTGAGTGGGATACCACAAAAAGTAATGGTAATAAGAAAAAACATGGCATAGACTTCGACGAAGCCCAAGCACTATGGAATGACCCCGATTTGATAGAGATTCCCGTAAAAACCAGCGATGAACCGAGATTTTTGACAATCGGGAAGATTTCAGGAAAGCACTGGTCAGGAATCATTACATATAGGAACGGGACAATACGGATTATCTCGGTACATCGGTCAAGAAAAGAGGAGGTTGATTTATATGAAAGCTCGTGA